Genomic segment of Malus domestica chromosome 15, GDT2T_hap1:
ggtacgcttaaaataaagtaagatatttgaaacgactgtgaatcatgaaaacattccccatgatgcatgaatcccctacatttatatttaccttccgatatatatattgtatatgttcatatatttgtcaatatatatatttgtttcatgcattacgtaATTAAATTACTATGTGAaattgtgagtcaaagaatcgaaAGAAATTAAAAGCAATTCGGGTTTGTTTTTTAACCCTAAGATtgtcgaaaaaaaaaacattaaaacttTTGGGAAATTTTTTGTGGCTGAGCCCAGCCTTGAAATACACCAAGCCTGAAGCTTGGGTATGTGACTGGACTATTTTTTTAGGCTTAAATTGGACCAAGCCTGCTGCTTGGGTTCATTGGTGCAAGGGCTTCAAGCCTTCTGTCCGTTCCAGAAGCCAGCAAACGTGCTGGGCTTCTCTCTCCTCGGCCATCGCCAGTAGCCTTTGCCCTACTGGGCCTTCCTCCAGCTCGGCCCATTTTCAACTGCAAGCTGAGCTGGACAACAGCCTTTCCAAAGCCCAATAGCagccaagttttttttttctaatttgatGGGCTGTTTATTTCAGCCGTGGCCCGCTCTTGCAGTCTATCTGGGCTGCCTAGCGCAGCCAGACCCGTGGCCTGAAGACCAATCTATAGGCTGTTTTTGCAGCCTCACCTCGAGCCCGTATACCCCCTAGGGCATTGCCTCCTTACGGCACCCAGCCCTAATATTTTTGGGGCTATATTTTTTACCCAATGCTATTATTTTAGCATTCTAAATAATTTAAACCCGTatcttaatattattttgcttctacaatcgaccccaAATGGTCCcaatttattaaattaattaaaggtgacctgcagtccattaatctgataatgaatccaaaattattgacctgaatatCACTTTTAGACAATTATTTCGTAGTTCCGAAGCGCTCACACTTGAATTCCTGAAGCAacccaaatccactacacttggttgtatattgcattctgtgttcttgcaggaacctctcctttatgaactaaacattcataaactaaattgaacatgtagtttcaaatttagtgcctttgaaactcgaagatttcataaaacaatacacccatgaaaacccgacgtttttcatgagagcaatgtcttagaactcgaatgttctaactttgatgcttatggatgattctttCCCATAGCAACAATCATAATCTTGTTCCCTCtaattcagtggattgtcgaatcgtcacaagtttgattttcttgatttgggtgttttctaataaaaaccactttatgtggggtacaagacgtgaatctccacttgactatcaagaagctgataaaccattgaagccaacaatagTATGGAAGAGTTGAATAAGCttccgccatgatcttcatttgaagacttatgctcaaagcattacaaatggaaatacctcccgatcgaggattccatggctctttggctcgctcctACAGACTGTCTAATCATAaaagacattgcctgaagcacaccatgattacgtccatgaatgagtacaattctgaagtttataaatccgatcgaattttggctcgagaatacttttctcgtccttcGTTGTTTCTAATTCGCTCCTGAAGCAACAAGCATAGAAAGTGgaaatttaccaaattctcaGATCTGATCACTACCACAAACGTGAGAGAAAGGTATGGACCCAATTTGGCTGGAGTCTACTGAATAGCTCTACCCAGTTTGGTCAAAGCCTACTGAATGGTGATGCACTGCTTCGGTAGGGATACACCGAATGGCATAttctctcacaatccaatttcgagtttgtttttacaacatatggtagaattagGGTCTGctaaggtgtggcatcatgcccgaagcatgatccttggtacctaagacctaaaacttcaagaataagggaaaataTTCCCGAACCTTAACCCTGCAAAACCTATTTCCGTCTCAATGGAATAGACCATTGGTTATGCAACTGtttgtgcccctaccaatgttgttaaggagTACTATTCTAGGAAGAGTGAAAGAGAACGTGGAAGtgtggagagagaaagagagtgagagagatcaTGGGAGTGGGGAGAGAGGCATAGagatttatttgtattattctTTAACTTTTTAAAATCAGAGATGTTAAAATCATCTATAGGTGaggtttaaataaaaaacagcaaaattttgttttgtgaaattacgtTACTGCCCTTAATTTTTCTGTTGTGAATCTTGTGATGGAAGACTAAATgtttttttcatcattttttggttgacaaagatgGTTCTACTaatatgaaattttttatttttgtttttaaaattgaaggagagaagaagagagtgagagagaacgtggaagtggagagagaggaagagagtgagagagattgTGGAACAGGGAGTGtggagagagggagaaagatttattttgtatttattttttaacttttttaaattaaagatgttAAAATCACTTACACTtatcttttttttgttgtgatagaagactaaataaTCTTTTCACTATATTTTAATTGACAAAAAATattctattaatatgtagtttggATCATACGATtaagttttaaactttgttaatcCAGGTCATTTTTCTATTTAaactgaaaaagaaagaaaaaaaaaatcaaaacgaGATGGAGGCCGATTTAATGTTTTGCTTGGTTTTTGTTAAGCACACTCTCCACGCGCCAATTATCGAACCCATCGCCCACTCTttgtccctctctctccctctgcaacttcaaatggaccaaaatccaaaaccctaactGAACCCAACCGCACAATCACAGAGATCCACAGCCCCAAAACAATgtcattcacttgcctccagcTATTAGTAAATTCACCTCCGCGACCTCGACTCGCCCTCTACATCGCCGCCGCATCTTTCCCCAAAACCCCAgccattctctctctcccaaTCATCAGTCGCAGGCATTTCCCAATCTCAAACAACAGTCCTGTAAATCCCCAAAATTTCAGCTCCCATCAATCTCGTCTTGGAGTGTACAACTCCGATGCAGCTCTGCAACCAAATGACGCCGTCAGTGGTGCTTTCAATTTGGACTATTTCTTGTCGATTGCGGAGTTTTTGTGCATTGCGTCGTCGGCGGTTGTTTCTATTGGTTTCGCGGTCAATTGCGCGGTTTTGAGCTTAAAGAAGACGTCTTTAGTGGCAATGGGGAACTGGGTTTTGGCGTCTGGGGCTGTGGCGTTGGTAATGGCCGTAGGGATCGGGGCGTGGATTCGGCGGCGGCAGTGGAGGCGAATGTGCAGGGAGTCGGTGAAGGGTGGGATGGAGTTGAATTTGTTTGAGAGAATTGAGAAATTGGAAGAGGATTTGCGGAGCTCGACTACAATCATTCGGGTTTTGTCAAGGCAGCTCGA
This window contains:
- the LOC103444823 gene encoding uncharacterized protein, whose protein sequence is MSFTCLQLLVNSPPRPRLALYIAAASFPKTPAILSLPIISRRHFPISNNSPVNPQNFSSHQSRLGVYNSDAALQPNDAVSGAFNLDYFLSIAEFLCIASSAVVSIGFAVNCAVLSLKKTSLVAMGNWVLASGAVALVMAVGIGAWIRRRQWRRMCRESVKGGMELNLFERIEKLEEDLRSSTTIIRVLSRQLEKLGIRFRVTRKALKEPIAETAALAQKNSEATRALAAQEDILEKELGEIQKVLLAMQEQQEKQLELILAIATSGKLRESRQVRDQEQSTTIVPNSSEEDVKQKEAHQI